In the Streptomyces sp. NBC_00525 genome, one interval contains:
- a CDS encoding dihydrodipicolinate synthase family protein has protein sequence MTLHLPQGPYEPRATPLDLAPAGAPLASRTVFSAAHVVADPYADVTPDSPAAVDWDATLAFRRHLWSHGLGVAEAMDTAQRGMGLDWAGAEELIRRSAAEAKSVGGRIACGVGTDQLPPGPATLAEVRAAYEEQLAVVEESGAQAVLMASRALAAAAKGPQDYLDTYAHLLRQATEPVVLHWLGPMFDPALEGYWGSTDLDLATDTFLQVIGEHPDKVDGIKMSLLDADREIDVRRRLPGGVRCYTGDDFNYPELIAGDDRGFSHALLGIFDPLGPLAAHAVRVLDTGDTQGFRALLDPTVELSRHLFRAPTRYYKTGVVFLAWLAGHQDHFTMVGGLQSARSVPHLAKAYELADRLGLFPDPELAESRMRAFLTVNGGTR, from the coding sequence GTGACCCTTCACCTCCCGCAGGGCCCCTACGAGCCCCGCGCCACCCCGCTCGACCTCGCCCCGGCCGGGGCGCCGCTCGCCTCCCGTACGGTCTTCTCCGCGGCGCACGTCGTCGCCGACCCGTACGCCGACGTCACCCCTGACTCGCCCGCCGCCGTCGACTGGGACGCCACCCTCGCCTTCCGCCGCCACCTCTGGTCGCACGGGCTGGGCGTCGCCGAGGCCATGGACACCGCGCAGCGCGGCATGGGCCTGGACTGGGCGGGCGCCGAGGAGCTGATCCGCCGCTCGGCCGCCGAGGCGAAGTCGGTCGGCGGCCGCATCGCCTGCGGCGTCGGCACCGACCAGCTGCCGCCCGGTCCGGCCACGCTCGCCGAGGTGCGGGCCGCGTACGAGGAACAGCTCGCCGTCGTCGAGGAGAGCGGCGCCCAGGCCGTCCTCATGGCCTCCCGCGCCCTGGCCGCCGCCGCGAAGGGCCCCCAGGACTACCTGGACACGTACGCCCACCTGCTGCGCCAGGCCACCGAACCGGTCGTCCTGCACTGGCTGGGCCCGATGTTCGACCCGGCGCTCGAAGGCTACTGGGGCTCCACCGACCTGGACCTGGCCACCGACACCTTCCTCCAGGTCATCGGGGAGCACCCGGACAAGGTCGACGGCATCAAGATGTCGCTGCTCGACGCGGACCGCGAGATCGACGTGCGCCGCCGGCTGCCGGGCGGGGTGCGGTGCTACACCGGCGACGACTTCAACTACCCGGAGCTGATCGCCGGCGACGACCGGGGCTTCAGCCACGCGCTGCTCGGCATCTTCGACCCGCTGGGCCCGCTGGCCGCGCACGCGGTACGGGTGCTCGACACGGGTGACACCCAGGGCTTCCGCGCACTCCTCGATCCGACCGTCGAGCTGTCCCGGCACCTCTTCCGGGCGCCGACCCGCTACTACAAGACCGGTGTGGTGTTCCTGGCCTGGCTGGCCGGCCACCAGGACCACTTCACGATGGTGGGCGGCCTGCAGTCGGCCCGTTCGGTGCCGCACCTGGCGAAGGCGTACGAACTCGCGGACCGGCTCGGCCTGTTCCCGGACCCGGAGCTGGCGGAGTCCCGGATGCGCGCGTTCCTTACCGTCAACGGAGGCACCCGATGA
- a CDS encoding Gfo/Idh/MocA family protein: MTRRTVRIAMNGVTGRMGYRQHLVRSILAIREQGGLDLGDGDVLWPEPVLVGRRAHALEELAERHGLTEWSTDLDAVLADDTVDIYFDAQVTRARVEAIKKAVAAGKHIYTEKPTATDVRGALDLARLAQEAGVKHGVVQDKIFLPGLLKLKRLIDGGFFGEILSVRGEFGYWVFEGDWQEAQRPSWNYRAEDGGGIVVDMFPHWEYVLHELFGRVTTVQAHVQTHIPERRDEHGKPYAATADDAAYGIFQLEGGAVAQINSSWTVRVNRDELVEFQVDGTHGSAVAGLRNCRVQHRSATPKPVWNPDLPVTEPFRDQWQEVPDNAVFDNGFKAQWELFLRHIVLDEPYTWDLMAGARGVQLAELGLKSHAEGRRLDVPELSL; this comes from the coding sequence GTGACACGCAGGACAGTGCGCATCGCCATGAACGGCGTCACGGGACGCATGGGATACCGGCAGCACCTGGTGCGCTCGATCCTCGCGATCCGCGAGCAGGGCGGCCTCGACCTCGGTGACGGCGACGTGCTGTGGCCCGAACCGGTCCTCGTCGGCCGCCGCGCCCACGCGCTGGAGGAACTCGCCGAGCGCCACGGCCTCACCGAGTGGTCCACCGACCTCGACGCGGTCCTCGCGGACGACACCGTGGACATCTACTTCGACGCCCAGGTCACCCGGGCACGGGTGGAGGCGATCAAGAAGGCCGTCGCCGCCGGCAAGCACATCTACACCGAGAAGCCGACCGCCACGGACGTGCGGGGCGCCCTCGACCTGGCCCGGCTGGCCCAGGAGGCCGGCGTCAAGCACGGCGTCGTCCAGGACAAGATCTTCCTGCCGGGCCTGCTGAAGCTGAAGCGCCTCATCGACGGCGGCTTCTTCGGCGAGATCCTCTCCGTGCGCGGCGAGTTCGGCTACTGGGTCTTCGAGGGTGACTGGCAGGAGGCCCAGCGCCCCTCCTGGAACTACCGCGCGGAGGACGGCGGCGGCATCGTCGTGGACATGTTCCCGCACTGGGAGTACGTGCTCCACGAGCTGTTCGGCCGGGTCACCACCGTGCAGGCCCACGTCCAGACCCACATCCCCGAGCGCCGCGACGAGCACGGCAAGCCCTACGCCGCGACCGCCGACGACGCCGCCTACGGCATCTTCCAGCTGGAGGGCGGCGCCGTCGCCCAGATCAACTCCTCCTGGACGGTCCGGGTCAACCGCGACGAACTGGTCGAGTTCCAGGTGGACGGCACCCACGGCTCCGCCGTCGCCGGTCTGCGCAACTGCCGCGTCCAGCACCGCTCGGCCACCCCGAAGCCGGTCTGGAACCCGGACCTGCCCGTCACCGAGCCGTTCCGCGACCAGTGGCAGGAGGTCCCGGACAACGCGGTCTTCGACAACGGCTTCAAGGCCCAGTGGGAGCTGTTCCTGCGTCACATCGTGCTGGACGAGCCCTACACCTGGGACCTGATGGCGGGCGCGCGCGGTGTGCAGCTCGCGGAGCTCGGCCTGAAGTCCCACGCCGAGGGCCGCCGCCTGGACGTCCCCGAGCTGTCGCTGTGA
- a CDS encoding LacI family DNA-binding transcriptional regulator: MTVTLADVAARARVSPATVSRVLNGNYPVAAATRERVLRAVDELDYVLNGQASALAAATSDLVGVLVNDIADPFFGIMAGAAQTEIGGPGDGSGRAGGEKLAVVCNTGGSPARELTYLTLLQRQRAAAVVLTGGAVEDPEHQSAMAAKLTKLAEAGTRVVLCGRPPLPDGASVVAALAFDNQGGAARLTRHLLSLGHRSIGYVAGPLERTTTRHRLAGHREAMRSAGAAGDEDRLTVHGSYDRGSGYDATVELLRREPGITAVVAANDTVALGAAAAIRDRGLRIPEDISVAGFDDLPFSVDVVPALTTVRLPLFEAGARAGRLAMGKEEPPPGGIALIPAELMVRGSTAPPRT, from the coding sequence ATGACAGTCACCCTGGCGGACGTGGCGGCCCGCGCCCGGGTGTCCCCGGCCACCGTGTCCCGTGTGCTGAACGGCAACTACCCGGTGGCGGCCGCCACCCGGGAGCGGGTGCTGCGCGCGGTGGACGAGCTGGACTACGTGCTGAACGGGCAGGCCAGCGCCCTGGCCGCCGCCACGTCCGACCTGGTCGGGGTCCTCGTCAACGACATCGCGGACCCGTTCTTCGGGATCATGGCGGGCGCCGCGCAGACCGAGATCGGCGGGCCGGGCGACGGCTCCGGGCGGGCGGGCGGCGAGAAGCTGGCGGTCGTCTGCAACACCGGCGGCTCCCCCGCCCGCGAGCTGACCTATCTCACCCTGCTCCAGCGCCAGCGCGCCGCCGCCGTCGTCCTCACCGGGGGCGCGGTGGAGGACCCCGAGCACCAGTCGGCGATGGCCGCGAAGCTGACGAAGCTCGCCGAGGCGGGCACCCGCGTCGTGCTGTGCGGGCGGCCGCCGCTGCCGGACGGAGCCTCCGTGGTGGCCGCGCTCGCCTTCGACAACCAGGGCGGGGCCGCGCGCCTGACCCGGCATCTGCTCTCGCTGGGGCACCGCAGCATCGGCTATGTCGCCGGCCCGCTGGAACGCACCACGACCCGCCACCGGCTGGCCGGGCACCGCGAGGCGATGCGGTCGGCGGGCGCGGCCGGCGACGAGGACCGGCTGACCGTGCACGGCTCGTACGACCGGGGCTCCGGCTACGACGCCACCGTCGAACTGCTGCGCCGCGAACCGGGGATCACCGCCGTCGTCGCCGCCAACGACACGGTGGCGCTCGGCGCGGCGGCGGCGATCCGGGACCGGGGGCTGCGCATCCCGGAGGACATCTCGGTGGCCGGCTTCGACGACCTGCCGTTCTCGGTGGACGTGGTCCCGGCGCTGACGACCGTACGGCTGCCGCTGTTCGAGGCGGGGGCGCGGGCGGGCCGGCTGGCCATGGGCAAGGAGGAGCCGCCGCCGGGCGGCATCGCGCTGATCCCGGCCGAGCTGATGGTGCGCGGCTCGACGGCCCCGCCCCGCACGTGA
- a CDS encoding sugar phosphate isomerase/epimerase family protein, which produces MKLAFSTLGVPGLPLPEVVRLATGHGYQGVELRAHPEEPVHLGLGASERAAARAVFERAGVEVLGIAGYAKVAAEGDDGPVLEELAALTRLAGDLGAPYVRVFPGGGDQDPEAADAIAARRLGAAAPYAADLGVRILLETHDSHRAGADVARVAGAVGHGSVGALWDVMHTWLAGEEPVASHAVLAPHLGYVQVKDIASAADTTPLVPGAGVLPLRDCLDALDPDGWVCWEYEKRWYPEATELPGLLGAGREHLLRLGAPKQ; this is translated from the coding sequence GTGAAGCTCGCTTTCTCCACCCTCGGGGTGCCGGGACTGCCCCTGCCCGAGGTGGTCCGGCTGGCCACCGGGCACGGCTACCAGGGGGTGGAGCTGCGTGCCCACCCGGAGGAGCCGGTGCACCTGGGGCTCGGCGCCTCCGAACGGGCCGCCGCCCGCGCCGTGTTCGAGCGCGCCGGGGTCGAGGTCCTGGGGATCGCCGGGTACGCGAAGGTCGCCGCCGAGGGCGACGACGGGCCGGTCCTGGAGGAGCTGGCCGCGCTGACCCGGCTGGCCGGCGACCTCGGCGCGCCGTACGTCCGGGTGTTCCCCGGCGGCGGTGATCAGGACCCGGAGGCGGCGGACGCGATCGCCGCGCGCCGGCTGGGCGCCGCCGCCCCGTACGCCGCCGATCTGGGCGTACGCATCCTGCTGGAGACCCACGACTCGCACCGGGCCGGGGCCGACGTGGCCCGAGTGGCCGGTGCGGTGGGGCACGGCAGCGTCGGTGCGCTGTGGGACGTCATGCACACCTGGCTGGCGGGCGAGGAGCCGGTGGCCAGTCACGCGGTGCTGGCCCCGCACCTGGGCTACGTACAGGTGAAGGACATCGCATCGGCGGCGGACACCACGCCGCTGGTGCCGGGTGCGGGGGTGCTGCCGCTGCGGGACTGCCTGGACGCGCTGGACCCGGACGGCTGGGTCTGCTGGGAGTACGAGAAGCGCTGGTACCCGGAGGCGACGGAGCTGCCGGGGCTGCTGGGCGCGGGGCGCGAGCATCTGCTGCGGCTGGGGGCGCCCAAGCAGTAG
- a CDS encoding EamA family transporter, with amino-acid sequence MRPLHIALAALVAAVWGVNFVVIELGLGHFPPLLFSALRFLAAALPAVFLVGRPKVAWKWIVGVGLVLGVAKFGLLFIGMDRGMGAGLSSLVLQVQAVFTALFAAAALGERPGGVRLLGMAVALAGIGVAAVDEGASGPVLAFVLVVAAAACWGVSNVLTRKAAPPDALNFMVWVSTVPVLPLLGLSLLFEGWDRDRAALAGLDWSGAGIIVYVAWITTVFGFGAWGFLLSRYQASSVAPFTLLVPVFGMSSAALFLDESVSALRWCAAALLVGGVALTSLAGTRRTRGTAVREPGPAPAEETEPEPAEKPAEEPAPA; translated from the coding sequence ATGCGTCCCCTGCACATCGCCCTGGCCGCCCTGGTGGCAGCCGTCTGGGGTGTCAACTTCGTCGTCATCGAGCTGGGTCTCGGCCACTTCCCGCCGCTCCTGTTCTCCGCCCTGCGCTTCCTGGCCGCCGCGCTGCCCGCCGTCTTTCTCGTCGGCCGGCCCAAGGTCGCCTGGAAGTGGATCGTGGGGGTCGGGCTGGTGCTGGGGGTCGCCAAGTTCGGGCTGCTGTTCATCGGGATGGACCGGGGGATGGGCGCCGGGCTCTCCTCGCTCGTCCTTCAGGTCCAGGCCGTGTTCACCGCCCTCTTCGCGGCGGCGGCGCTCGGCGAACGGCCGGGCGGGGTGCGGCTCCTGGGCATGGCGGTGGCGCTGGCCGGCATCGGGGTCGCAGCCGTCGACGAGGGGGCGAGCGGGCCCGTCCTCGCATTCGTCCTGGTCGTCGCGGCGGCGGCCTGCTGGGGCGTGTCCAATGTGCTGACCCGGAAGGCGGCCCCGCCGGACGCCCTCAACTTCATGGTCTGGGTCTCGACCGTGCCCGTACTGCCGCTGCTCGGGCTCTCGCTGCTCTTCGAGGGCTGGGACCGCGACCGCGCGGCGCTGGCCGGGCTCGACTGGAGCGGCGCCGGGATCATCGTCTACGTAGCCTGGATCACCACCGTGTTCGGCTTCGGCGCCTGGGGCTTCCTGCTCAGCCGCTACCAGGCGTCCTCAGTCGCCCCGTTCACCCTGCTGGTGCCGGTCTTCGGGATGTCCTCGGCCGCGCTGTTCCTGGACGAGTCGGTGAGCGCGCTGCGGTGGTGTGCGGCGGCACTGCTGGTCGGCGGGGTCGCGCTCACGTCTCTCGCGGGAACGCGCCGGACGCGCGGAACGGCGGTACGGGAGCCGGGGCCCGCGCCCGCCGAGGAGACGGAACCCGAGCCCGCCGAGAAGCCGGCGGAGGAGCCCGCCCCCGCCTGA
- a CDS encoding LysR family transcriptional regulator, protein MLDLARLRALHAVSVHGSVAGAAAALGYTASAVSQQITKLERETRTTLLERRGRGVALTDEAVHLVSAAEQLLTIMESAETSLEERRGLPTGRLSVAAFASAARGLLPGVLADLERAHPDLDVRLTEVDPHLSVDLVAKGVIDLAVAHDWDIAPLPAPEGVAQAVIGDDLCDLLVPAGHRLAGRDGVRREELARERWICQPPGTVCHDWLVRTLRAAGYEPDIRHRAEENHTQLALLAAGLGVAMIPRLGRGPLPQGVVAVRMDPVPVRRLYALWRTGAARRPAITAAVAALRAHGAGAGLRPDET, encoded by the coding sequence ATGCTCGATCTCGCCCGGCTGCGCGCCCTGCACGCGGTCTCCGTCCACGGCTCGGTCGCGGGCGCGGCGGCGGCCCTCGGCTACACCGCGTCGGCCGTCTCGCAGCAGATCACCAAGCTGGAGCGGGAGACCCGCACCACCCTGCTCGAACGGCGCGGGCGGGGCGTGGCCCTGACCGACGAGGCGGTCCATCTGGTGTCCGCCGCCGAACAGTTGCTGACGATCATGGAGAGCGCGGAGACCTCGCTGGAGGAGCGCAGGGGGCTGCCGACCGGGCGGCTCTCGGTGGCCGCGTTCGCCTCGGCGGCGCGCGGGCTGCTGCCCGGTGTGCTGGCGGATCTGGAGCGGGCCCACCCGGACCTGGACGTGCGGCTGACCGAGGTCGATCCGCATCTGTCGGTGGACCTGGTGGCCAAGGGCGTGATCGATCTGGCCGTGGCGCACGACTGGGACATCGCCCCGCTGCCGGCGCCGGAGGGCGTGGCGCAGGCGGTGATCGGGGACGACCTGTGCGATCTGCTGGTCCCGGCGGGGCACCGGCTGGCGGGCCGGGACGGGGTGCGGCGCGAGGAGCTGGCCCGGGAGCGGTGGATCTGCCAGCCGCCGGGCACGGTCTGCCACGACTGGCTCGTACGGACGCTGCGCGCGGCGGGGTACGAGCCGGACATCCGGCACCGCGCGGAGGAGAACCACACCCAACTCGCCCTGCTGGCCGCGGGGCTGGGGGTGGCGATGATCCCCCGGCTGGGGCGCGGCCCGCTGCCGCAGGGCGTGGTGGCGGTGCGGATGGACCCGGTGCCGGTGCGCCGGCTGTACGCGCTGTGGCGTACGGGCGCCGCGCGGCGGCCCGCGATCACGGCGGCGGTGGCGGCGCTCCGGGCGCACGGGGCGGGCGCGGGGCTGCGGCCGGACGAGACGTAG
- a CDS encoding glycoside hydrolase family 3 protein, with protein MPHRTSRRTLLTATAATAVAAAAGMATAPGALASPGAAHSSHTSAATTRRLKRLISRMSLEEKVGQLFVMRVYGHSATDPDQADIDANLAEIGVRTAAEMIAKYHVGGIIYFAWAHNTRDPHQIAELSNGIQRAGLAGPTPLPLLISTDQEHGIVCRVGEPATLMPGAMALGAGGSRSDARRAGRIAGAELAAIGIRQNYAPDADVNVNPANPVIGVRSFGSDPQSVAGLVAAQVKGYQSAGIAATAKHFPGHGDTSTDSHTGLPVIGHTREQWAELDAPPFRAAVAAGIDSIMTAHIVVPALDPSEDPATLSAPILTGILREELGYDGVVVTDSLGMQGVRTKYGDERVPVLAVRAGVDQLLNPPSLDVSWNALLAAVKSGEITEARLDESILRILRLKAKLGLFDRPYVTARGVDRTVGTHAHLAAADRIAERTTTLLADEGRLLPLSRRSHRNLLVVGADPASPSGTTGPPTTTLAEAFTELGFTATALSTGTAPSRAAIDAAVAAAAGKDAVVVGTYNVSATSSQRTLVSALAATGIPVITLAIRNPYDIAQLAGTGHAAHLAAYSWTDVELRAAARVIAGRVRPEGKLPVPVQRADDPSKVLYPVGYGLTY; from the coding sequence GTGCCCCACCGCACCTCCAGACGGACCCTTCTCACCGCCACCGCAGCCACCGCCGTCGCCGCGGCCGCGGGCATGGCCACCGCCCCCGGCGCCCTCGCCTCCCCCGGCGCCGCGCACAGCAGCCACACCTCCGCCGCCACGACCCGGCGGCTGAAGCGGCTCATCTCCCGGATGAGCCTGGAGGAGAAGGTCGGCCAGCTCTTCGTCATGCGGGTCTACGGGCACTCGGCCACCGACCCGGACCAGGCCGACATCGATGCCAACCTCGCCGAGATCGGGGTGCGTACGGCGGCCGAGATGATCGCCAAGTACCACGTGGGCGGCATCATCTACTTCGCCTGGGCGCACAACACCCGTGATCCGCACCAGATCGCCGAGCTGTCCAACGGCATCCAGCGCGCGGGCCTGGCGGGTCCGACCCCGCTGCCGCTGCTGATCTCCACCGACCAGGAGCACGGCATCGTCTGCCGCGTCGGCGAACCGGCCACGCTGATGCCCGGCGCGATGGCGCTGGGCGCCGGCGGTTCGCGCTCCGACGCCCGCCGGGCCGGGCGGATCGCGGGCGCCGAACTGGCCGCCATCGGCATCCGGCAGAACTACGCGCCGGACGCCGACGTCAACGTGAACCCGGCCAACCCGGTGATCGGCGTCCGCTCCTTCGGCTCGGACCCGCAGTCCGTGGCGGGTCTGGTCGCCGCCCAGGTGAAGGGGTATCAGAGCGCCGGAATCGCCGCCACCGCCAAGCACTTCCCCGGCCACGGCGACACCAGCACCGACAGCCACACCGGGCTGCCGGTCATCGGGCACACCCGCGAGCAGTGGGCCGAGCTGGACGCGCCGCCGTTCCGGGCGGCCGTCGCGGCGGGCATCGACTCCATCATGACCGCGCACATCGTGGTGCCCGCGCTCGACCCGTCCGAGGACCCGGCCACGCTCTCCGCGCCGATCCTCACCGGCATCCTGCGCGAGGAGCTGGGCTACGACGGTGTGGTGGTCACCGACTCGCTGGGCATGCAGGGCGTGCGCACGAAGTACGGGGACGAACGCGTGCCGGTCCTCGCGGTCCGAGCCGGTGTGGACCAGCTCCTCAACCCGCCGAGCCTGGACGTCTCGTGGAACGCGCTGCTGGCGGCCGTCAAGAGCGGCGAGATCACCGAGGCCCGGCTCGACGAATCGATCCTGCGCATCCTGCGCCTCAAGGCGAAGCTGGGGCTGTTCGACCGGCCCTACGTCACCGCGCGCGGCGTGGACCGCACGGTGGGCACCCACGCGCACCTGGCCGCCGCCGACCGGATCGCCGAGCGCACGACGACCCTGCTCGCCGACGAGGGCCGGCTGCTGCCGCTGTCGCGCCGCTCGCACCGCAACCTGCTGGTGGTCGGCGCCGACCCGGCGTCCCCCTCGGGCACCACGGGGCCGCCGACCACGACGCTGGCCGAGGCGTTCACCGAGCTGGGCTTCACCGCGACCGCGCTGTCCACCGGGACCGCGCCGAGCCGGGCCGCCATCGACGCGGCGGTGGCGGCGGCCGCGGGCAAGGACGCGGTGGTGGTGGGAACGTACAACGTCTCGGCGACCAGTTCGCAGCGGACGCTGGTGAGCGCGCTGGCCGCGACCGGCATCCCGGTGATCACCCTCGCCATCCGCAATCCGTACGACATCGCCCAGCTGGCGGGGACCGGGCACGCGGCGCACCTGGCCGCGTACTCCTGGACCGATGTGGAGCTGCGCGCGGCGGCCCGGGTGATCGCGGGCCGGGTCCGGCCCGAGGGGAAGCTCCCGGTGCCGGTGCAGCGGGCCGACGACCCGTCGAAGGTGCTGTATCCGGTGGGCTACGGGCTGACGTACTAG
- a CDS encoding tetratricopeptide repeat protein, with protein MSEQPAHLWIVGGTRRDRDAALDAVLPRSAAGEFHAVAAHRDGRGPYAGTAALLDLVVPRIWAGSPDKVTAHDVELLSVAPGLESVVRPSRETLTSLAVPEERTRFYGPARTRRLVHGVVEFLNQWAAATDRPVTVRFDAVHAADATEQELLAIALRRVDPARLRIVVATTGDPLPAHAAELAAALDRYAVRVDAPAAAPPAAPREAADLVRAYVESDGGCDDADERAAYEAAPATVRAALHDARAAELERTAPQAHRLGALPYHLERGSDPHGAGLRAVLDAAGRCVDMGFYHAAADLAQRARALADPELQEDAYCTASTRLTSALAVVGRVDEAEEIYFDLRSRFTTPMVHLFSNYALGMLYTRHRAPGTRNHLTARVHLHTAIALASQMPEATRSFQKVFQENGLALVEMHMGNLERAEELVTEGLARLDADLAPGEHELHRSVLLHNRGQVRAARGRIEEGIADLSRVIAADPNHPEYYFDRASLHRRAGDTDAALADYQTAIDVSPPFPEAYYNRGDLRAELGDVKGALADFGYVLELEPDYLRARINRASLLLEGGDPEGARADVAEGLRHDPDSADLLCTRGLLALEDGDTGAALADFTAALEHDPELYEALANRAVIAQEQGRTDDAVDDLTRALELVGPDASLLYNRGYVNRSAGRWPQAIDDFTAALGLPDAERDELLWERAGCRAESGDLDGARSDLGLCAGLDPSPYADRARVRLAELAGA; from the coding sequence ATGAGCGAGCAACCCGCCCACCTGTGGATCGTCGGTGGCACCCGCCGGGACCGCGACGCGGCGCTGGACGCCGTCCTGCCCCGGTCCGCCGCGGGGGAGTTCCACGCGGTCGCCGCCCACCGGGACGGCCGGGGCCCGTACGCGGGCACCGCCGCCCTGCTCGACCTGGTGGTGCCCCGGATATGGGCCGGCTCCCCGGACAAGGTCACCGCCCACGACGTGGAACTCCTGTCGGTCGCCCCCGGCCTGGAGTCCGTCGTACGGCCCTCGCGGGAAACCCTCACCTCGCTGGCCGTCCCCGAGGAACGCACCCGCTTCTACGGCCCGGCCCGCACCCGGCGGCTGGTCCACGGGGTGGTGGAGTTCCTGAACCAGTGGGCCGCCGCCACCGACCGGCCGGTCACCGTGCGGTTCGACGCCGTGCACGCCGCCGACGCCACCGAGCAGGAGCTGCTCGCCATCGCCCTGCGCCGCGTCGACCCGGCCCGGCTGCGCATCGTCGTGGCCACCACCGGCGACCCGCTGCCCGCGCACGCCGCCGAACTGGCCGCTGCCCTGGACCGGTACGCCGTGCGCGTGGACGCCCCGGCCGCCGCCCCGCCCGCCGCGCCGAGGGAGGCCGCCGACCTGGTCCGCGCCTACGTGGAGTCCGACGGCGGCTGCGACGACGCCGACGAGCGCGCGGCCTACGAGGCGGCGCCCGCGACGGTACGGGCCGCGCTGCACGACGCCAGGGCCGCCGAGCTGGAGCGGACCGCGCCGCAGGCCCACCGGCTGGGCGCCCTCCCGTACCACCTGGAGCGCGGCAGCGACCCGCACGGGGCCGGGCTGCGCGCGGTCCTGGACGCGGCCGGCCGCTGTGTGGACATGGGCTTCTACCACGCGGCCGCCGACCTGGCCCAGCGGGCGCGGGCGCTGGCCGACCCGGAGCTGCAGGAGGACGCGTACTGCACGGCGAGCACCCGGCTGACCAGCGCGCTGGCCGTGGTGGGCCGGGTGGACGAGGCCGAGGAGATCTACTTCGATCTGCGCAGCCGCTTCACCACCCCGATGGTCCATCTGTTCTCCAACTACGCGCTCGGCATGCTGTACACCCGCCACCGCGCGCCCGGCACCCGCAACCACCTCACCGCCCGCGTCCATCTGCACACCGCCATCGCGCTGGCCTCGCAGATGCCCGAGGCCACCCGCTCGTTCCAGAAGGTCTTCCAGGAGAACGGACTCGCCCTGGTCGAGATGCACATGGGCAACCTGGAGCGGGCCGAGGAGCTGGTGACCGAGGGGCTGGCCCGGCTCGACGCCGACCTGGCACCGGGCGAGCACGAGCTGCACCGCTCGGTGCTGCTGCACAACCGGGGGCAGGTACGGGCCGCGCGGGGCCGGATCGAGGAGGGGATCGCCGACCTCTCCCGGGTGATCGCCGCCGACCCCAACCACCCCGAGTACTACTTCGACCGGGCCTCGCTGCACCGGCGGGCCGGCGACACCGACGCGGCCCTGGCCGACTACCAGACCGCCATCGACGTCAGCCCGCCGTTCCCCGAGGCGTACTACAACCGGGGCGATCTGCGCGCCGAACTCGGTGACGTCAAGGGCGCCCTGGCCGACTTCGGGTACGTCCTGGAGCTGGAGCCGGACTATCTGCGGGCCAGGATCAACCGCGCGTCCCTGCTGCTGGAGGGCGGCGACCCGGAGGGCGCCCGCGCGGACGTGGCCGAGGGGCTGCGCCACGACCCCGACAGCGCGGACCTGCTCTGCACCCGGGGCCTGCTCGCCCTGGAGGACGGTGACACCGGGGCCGCGCTGGCCGACTTCACCGCGGCCCTGGAGCACGACCCGGAGCTCTACGAGGCGCTGGCCAACCGCGCGGTCATCGCCCAGGAACAGGGCCGGACCGACGACGCGGTGGACGACCTCACCCGCGCCCTGGAGCTGGTCGGCCCCGACGCGTCCCTGCTCTACAACCGCGGCTATGTGAACCGCTCCGCCGGACGGTGGCCGCAGGCGATCGACGACTTCACCGCCGCCCTCGGGCTGCCGGACGCCGAGCGGGACGAGCTGCTGTGGGAACGGGCGGGCTGCCGCGCCGAGAGCGGCGACCTCGACGGCGCCCGGAGCGACCTGGGGCTCTGCGCCGGGCTGGACCCCTCCCCGTACGCCGACCGGGCCCGCGTCCGCCTCGCGGAACTCGCCGGGGCGTAG